From Mercenaria mercenaria strain notata unplaced genomic scaffold, MADL_Memer_1 contig_5089, whole genome shotgun sequence, the proteins below share one genomic window:
- the LOC128554516 gene encoding putative nucleotidyltransferase MAB21L1, whose translation MTTSKLIYIRDQLEMEKIRYERLNDLLHIMHVYRVEKQTAGRDEYGNYSMSKRRVKYRALVENFLCTDVLDFVKTRDIRFSGTVHAVGSCSAGVSVSANEADLLFMIDIDGTLRDCEELPGYAKYQLSCSSLEKWKDCTTSEGYMMSRKMASLFYHYVEEALKSDLLTYNLAVSEDETSITPVVRLTGIGTIATTVTVAYSTTDIIDIDLVVAVSCKGLPPLATATWLQGKSSWPNSKSVEKIKESGFQLVSKAPYPLSEDEGTTLWRISFSLAETILLQDLDENIKAHGLCTKKCFVLMKFFRMGYLAPTERNVTPILKSYYLKVLLLFECHEYPDPNFWTSDKLAERFLSMYQRLYTMIDDKRIPDFFMPAVNIMTSPLDAIRSNLRCLLHQPEEALKTWKSNMNKKFLLLL comes from the exons ATGACAACATCAAAGCTGATTTATATCAGAG atcaGTTGGAAATGGAAAAAATCAGATATGAGAGGCTGAACGATCTTTTGCACATTATGCATGTTTACAGAGTAGAAAAACAAACAGCAGGAAGAGACGAATATGGTAATTATTCCATGAGTAAGAGACGTGTAAAATATAGAGCACTCGTCGAAAATTTTCTCTGTACGGATGTATTAGATTTTGTTAAAACGAGAGATATTCGATTCAGTGGTACGGTACATGCCGTCGGTAGCTGCTCTGCCGGAGTATCAGTTTCTGCAAACGAAGCAGATCTTTTGTTTATGATAGACATTGATGGGACTTTAAGAGACTGCGAAGAACTACCAGGTTATGcaaaatatcaactttcatgtAGCAGTTTGGAGAAATGGAAAGACTGCACAACAAGCGAAGGGTATATGATGTCGAGGAAAATGGCATCTTTGTTTTACCATTACGTGGAAGAAGCTTTGAAATCTGACTTACTGACTTATAATCTTGCTGTATCAGAAGACGAAACTAGTATTACCCCGGTAGTACGTCTGACGGGCATTGGAACAATAGCCACTACGGTTACGGTCGCTTACAGCACGACAGATATTATAGATATCGACCTGGTTGTAGCAGTTAGCTGTAAGGGATTACCCCCTTTGGCAACCGCCACTTGGCTTCAAGGCAAATCATCCTGGCCAAATTCTAAATcggttgaaaaaataaaagaatctgGATTTCAACTTGTTTCAAAGGCACCATATCCATTAAGCGAAGATGAAGGAACGACGCTGTGGCGTATTTCGTTCTCTTTGGCAGAAACGATACTCTTACAGGATTTGGACGAAAACATCAAAGCGCACGGGCTCTGCACTAAAAAATGTTTTGTACTGATGAAGTTCTTTAGAATGGGTTATCTGGCTCCGACAGAGAGGAATGTAACACCAATACTAAAATCGTATTACTTAAAAGTCTTGTTGCTCTTTGAATGTCATGAGTATCCAGATCCCAATTTTTGGACATCCGACAAGTTGGCGGAACGATTTTTGTCAATGTACCAGCGGTTATACACAATGATAGATGATAAAAGGATTCCAGATTTCTTTATGCCGGCGGTGAATATTATGACTAGTCCACTTGATGCTATAAGATCCAATCTAAGATGTTTGCTTCACCAACCAGAAGAAGCACTTAAGACCTGGAAGAGCAATATGAATAAAAAATTCTTATTGTTGTTATAA